A section of the Flavobacterium ardleyense genome encodes:
- the secDF gene encoding protein translocase subunit SecDF, whose translation MQNRGLVKFFAIIFALVSIYQLSFTFVAQKIQDDAKEFAAGDSQRQIRYLDSIGKEKVYNLGFTDFTYDEVKGKQINKGLDLEGGINVILEISVKDILKGLANNSKDPIFNKALVDASANREGNQDYIDAFFIAFEKEAEGKTKLASPEIFANKIMGDDMTFKMTNDEAKKVLRRKVDESIGSAFQVLNKRIDKFGVVQPNIQRLGQSGRILVELPGAQEIDRVKKLLQSTAQLEFWETYKIDELGEFLMAANETLKATEGKDIQVTEAKPATGIDSLLTDTKSDSTALAKGNNPLIDTFVAQGGGPVLAVVSTRDTAKINGYLKRADIQRLLPADKRFAKFVWGIPTAIKTDKGATIESVELYALKGNRDNQAAMSGGVVTDAKDSFDQLGKPSVTMQMSGVGAREWEELTGNAFTTKGNIAIVLDDVVYSAPGVSSGPIAGGRSEISGMFDVAQTKDLANVLRAGKLPAAAEIVQSEIVGPSLGQEAIDNGTNSAIVGLLLVSLWMMLYYGKAGWYANIALAVNLLFLFGILASLGAVLTLPGIAGIVLTMGTAVDANIIIYERSKEELRLGTPLDLAVKKSFSWEGAMSSITDANVTHILTGAVLLIFGTGPIKGFATTLLIGIATSLFTSIFITRILLEWSISRRNNLTFVTGFSKNFFTKFNFDFLGKKKIAYGMSIAILIICIASLATNGLNYGTDFVGGRTFQIRFEKPVSAEDVKGDLAQVFDGSAEAKVYGSDNQLKITTKYKVDETGSEADLEVNKLLFDNLKKHYGPDMTYDKFINAYDGKNLGLLSASKVGPSVADDIKTNSIWAVLGAMALVFIYLMISYRRWQYSLGAVAAVAHDVIFVLGIYSLLWKYLPFGMEIDQHFIAAILTVIGYSLNDTVIVFDRVREYLAGKEKGNFNQIVNKSINSTMSRTVNTSLTMIMVLLIMFIFGGESIRGFIFAMLIGIVVGTYSSLFIATPILVDTIPQAEHDAIEARHNKPEEVVA comes from the coding sequence ATGCAGAATAGAGGACTCGTTAAATTTTTCGCAATAATATTTGCGCTGGTAAGTATTTACCAACTTTCTTTCACCTTTGTCGCTCAAAAAATTCAGGATGACGCAAAGGAATTTGCTGCAGGCGACTCGCAAAGGCAAATTAGATATTTAGATTCTATTGGAAAAGAAAAAGTCTATAATCTAGGTTTTACTGATTTTACTTATGATGAAGTAAAAGGAAAACAGATCAATAAAGGACTTGACCTTGAAGGAGGAATCAACGTAATTCTTGAAATTTCTGTAAAAGATATTTTGAAAGGATTGGCCAATAACTCAAAAGATCCAATCTTTAATAAGGCGCTTGTTGATGCATCAGCAAATAGAGAAGGAAATCAAGATTATATTGATGCATTCTTTATTGCTTTTGAAAAAGAAGCGGAAGGAAAAACCAAATTAGCATCTCCAGAAATTTTTGCAAATAAAATAATGGGTGACGATATGACTTTCAAAATGACTAATGACGAAGCTAAGAAAGTGCTTCGTAGAAAAGTTGATGAGTCTATTGGAAGTGCATTTCAGGTATTAAACAAACGTATTGACAAATTTGGTGTAGTACAACCTAATATTCAAAGACTTGGTCAATCAGGTCGTATCTTGGTTGAATTGCCAGGAGCACAAGAAATTGATCGTGTTAAGAAATTACTACAAAGTACAGCACAATTAGAATTTTGGGAAACTTACAAAATTGACGAATTAGGTGAATTCCTAATGGCGGCAAACGAAACTCTAAAAGCTACAGAAGGTAAAGACATTCAAGTAACCGAAGCAAAACCGGCTACCGGAATTGACTCACTACTTACCGATACAAAAAGTGATTCAACTGCATTAGCAAAAGGAAACAATCCACTTATCGATACATTTGTTGCTCAAGGAGGCGGACCAGTTTTGGCTGTGGTTTCTACAAGAGATACAGCAAAAATCAATGGATACCTAAAGAGAGCAGACATTCAGAGATTACTACCAGCAGACAAGCGTTTTGCCAAATTTGTTTGGGGTATTCCAACTGCAATCAAAACTGATAAAGGCGCTACTATCGAATCGGTCGAATTGTATGCACTTAAAGGAAATAGAGACAATCAAGCTGCGATGAGCGGTGGAGTTGTTACAGATGCAAAAGATTCTTTTGACCAATTAGGAAAACCATCGGTTACAATGCAGATGAGTGGTGTAGGAGCTAGAGAGTGGGAAGAACTTACTGGAAATGCTTTTACTACAAAAGGAAATATAGCAATCGTTCTTGATGATGTAGTTTATTCTGCACCAGGAGTTTCTAGCGGACCAATTGCCGGTGGAAGATCAGAAATTTCAGGAATGTTTGACGTTGCACAAACAAAAGATTTAGCAAACGTTCTACGTGCGGGTAAATTACCGGCAGCTGCAGAAATCGTTCAATCAGAAATTGTAGGACCATCATTAGGTCAAGAAGCTATTGATAACGGAACAAACTCTGCAATCGTAGGTTTATTATTAGTATCTCTTTGGATGATGCTTTATTATGGTAAAGCAGGTTGGTATGCAAATATCGCTTTGGCAGTTAACTTATTATTCCTTTTCGGAATTCTTGCAAGCTTAGGTGCTGTACTTACATTGCCTGGTATTGCTGGTATCGTACTTACAATGGGAACTGCGGTAGATGCAAATATCATTATCTACGAGCGATCTAAAGAAGAATTAAGACTAGGAACACCACTAGATTTAGCAGTAAAAAAATCTTTTAGCTGGGAAGGCGCAATGTCATCAATTACCGATGCCAACGTAACCCACATCTTAACAGGAGCGGTACTTTTAATTTTTGGTACAGGACCAATCAAAGGATTTGCAACTACTTTATTAATTGGTATTGCTACCTCTTTATTTACGTCAATTTTCATCACAAGAATTTTATTGGAGTGGAGTATTTCACGTAGAAACAACCTAACATTCGTAACTGGATTTTCTAAAAATTTCTTTACCAAATTCAATTTTGATTTCTTAGGAAAAAAGAAAATTGCCTACGGTATGTCAATCGCAATCTTAATTATTTGTATTGCATCACTTGCTACAAACGGACTTAACTATGGTACTGATTTCGTAGGTGGAAGAACATTCCAAATTCGTTTTGAAAAACCAGTTTCTGCCGAAGATGTTAAAGGCGACCTTGCACAAGTATTTGACGGTAGTGCCGAAGCAAAAGTATATGGATCGGACAATCAACTGAAAATTACTACCAAGTATAAAGTTGACGAAACAGGTTCAGAAGCAGATTTAGAAGTAAACAAATTGCTTTTTGATAATTTGAAAAAGCACTATGGTCCAGATATGACCTATGATAAATTTATCAATGCCTACGACGGTAAAAACCTAGGATTGCTTTCTGCATCTAAAGTAGGACCTTCTGTAGCAGATGATATCAAGACAAACTCAATTTGGGCAGTATTAGGAGCAATGGCGCTAGTATTTATCTACCTGATGATAAGTTATAGAAGATGGCAGTATTCTCTTGGAGCAGTAGCTGCAGTAGCGCATGACGTTATCTTCGTTCTAGGTATCTACTCACTATTATGGAAATACCTTCCTTTTGGGATGGAGATAGATCAGCACTTTATTGCTGCGATTTTGACTGTAATTGGATACTCGCTAAATGATACTGTAATTGTATTTGACAGGGTTCGTGAGTACCTTGCCGGAAAAGAGAAAGGTAACTTTAATCAAATTGTAAACAAATCGATTAACTCAACCATGTCCAGAACGGTAAATACATCTCTTACCATGATTATGGTTTTACTAATCATGTTCATCTTCGGAGGAGAGTCAATTAGAGGATTTATCTTTGCAATGCTTATCGGTATTGTAGTAGGAACCTACTCATCACTTTTCATTGCAACGCCAATTTTGGTGGATACGATTCCACAAGCAGAGCACGATGCAATCGAAGCTAGACATAATAAACCAGAAGAAGTAGTTGCATAA
- the gyrB gene encoding DNA topoisomerase (ATP-hydrolyzing) subunit B, translating to MSEEVNKNSYSADSIQALEGMEHVRMRPSMYIGDIGVRGLHHLVYEVVDNSIDEAMAGHCDKISVTINEDNSVTVLDNGRGIPIDMHKKEGVSALEVVMTKIGAGGKFDKDSYKVSGGLHGVGVSVVNALSKHLRATVYREGKIYEQEYERGKPLAPVHEIGTTDKRGTEVTFYPDETIFTQTVEFSYDTLSARMRELSFLNKGITVIYTDKRELDKDGNFIQEIFHSDEGLKEYIRYLDGNREPIIAHVISMDNEKGEIPVEVALIYNTSYTENIFSYVNNINTHEGGTHLQGFRTGLTRSLKKYADASGMLDKLKFDISGDDFREGLTAIISVKVQEPQFEGQTKTKLGNREVVSPVSQAVGDMIEAYLEENPNDARIIVQKVILAAQARHAAKKAREMVQRKTVMGGGGLPGKLSDCSEQDPAKCEVYLVEGDSAGGTAKQGRDRSFQAILPLRGKILNVEKAMQHKVFENEEIKNIFTALGVTVGTAEDSKALNIEKLRYHKVIIMCDADVDGSHIATLILTFFFRFMRELIENGHIYIAAPPLYLVKKGNKKEYAWSDDDRDAANARMGGSANIQRYKGLGEMNAEQLWETTMDPEYRTLRQVTIDSLVEADRVFSMLMGDEVPPRREFIEKNAAYAKIDA from the coding sequence ATGAGCGAAGAAGTTAATAAGAATAGTTATTCGGCAGACAGTATTCAGGCATTAGAAGGAATGGAGCACGTAAGAATGCGACCTTCCATGTATATTGGAGACATTGGTGTTCGTGGTCTTCATCATTTGGTTTACGAAGTCGTAGATAACTCTATTGATGAGGCTATGGCAGGTCATTGCGATAAAATTTCGGTTACTATCAACGAAGATAATTCGGTGACAGTACTAGATAACGGGCGTGGTATTCCAATCGATATGCACAAAAAAGAAGGTGTCTCGGCACTGGAAGTTGTAATGACAAAAATTGGTGCAGGTGGAAAATTCGACAAGGACTCTTACAAAGTTTCTGGTGGACTTCACGGTGTAGGGGTTTCAGTGGTAAATGCATTATCAAAACATTTGCGAGCGACTGTCTACAGAGAAGGGAAAATTTACGAGCAAGAGTATGAGCGCGGAAAGCCATTGGCACCTGTGCATGAAATAGGAACTACAGACAAGAGAGGTACCGAAGTTACTTTCTATCCAGACGAAACTATTTTTACTCAAACAGTAGAATTTAGCTACGATACCCTATCAGCTCGTATGCGTGAGCTTTCTTTCTTGAATAAAGGAATTACAGTAATCTATACTGACAAAAGAGAATTAGATAAAGACGGGAATTTTATCCAAGAAATTTTTCATTCTGACGAAGGTCTAAAAGAATATATCAGATACCTTGACGGAAATAGAGAGCCAATTATTGCACATGTAATTAGCATGGATAATGAGAAAGGCGAAATTCCAGTCGAAGTGGCTTTGATTTATAATACAAGTTATACTGAGAATATTTTCTCTTATGTAAATAATATTAATACCCATGAAGGTGGTACGCACTTGCAAGGTTTTAGAACAGGTCTTACAAGATCTTTAAAAAAATATGCAGATGCGTCGGGAATGTTGGACAAACTGAAATTTGATATTTCTGGTGATGACTTCCGTGAAGGGCTTACGGCAATTATTTCGGTAAAAGTTCAAGAGCCACAATTTGAGGGACAGACAAAAACAAAACTTGGAAATAGAGAAGTAGTTTCTCCGGTTTCGCAAGCGGTAGGAGATATGATCGAAGCTTATTTGGAAGAAAATCCAAATGATGCTCGCATCATTGTTCAAAAGGTAATTCTTGCAGCGCAAGCACGTCACGCGGCGAAAAAAGCTCGTGAAATGGTTCAGCGTAAAACCGTAATGGGCGGCGGTGGACTTCCAGGAAAACTTTCTGATTGTTCTGAACAAGATCCTGCAAAATGTGAAGTATATCTAGTCGAGGGAGACTCGGCAGGTGGTACGGCAAAGCAAGGTCGTGATCGATCTTTTCAAGCAATTTTGCCGCTTCGAGGTAAGATTTTGAACGTTGAAAAAGCAATGCAACACAAGGTTTTTGAAAATGAAGAGATCAAAAATATCTTTACTGCTCTGGGAGTTACAGTTGGTACTGCCGAAGATTCAAAAGCTTTAAATATTGAAAAACTACGGTACCATAAAGTAATTATTATGTGTGATGCCGATGTCGATGGTAGTCACATTGCAACTCTTATTCTTACTTTCTTCTTTAGATTTATGAGAGAATTAATCGAGAATGGACACATTTATATTGCAGCTCCGCCATTATACCTGGTTAAAAAAGGGAATAAAAAAGAGTATGCGTGGAGTGACGATGATCGTGATGCTGCCAATGCTCGTATGGGCGGAAGTGCAAATATCCAACGTTATAAAGGTCTTGGAGAGATGAATGCTGAGCAGTTGTGGGAAACTACGATGGACCCAGAATACAGAACATTGCGTCAGGTAACGATTGATAGTCTTGTAGAAGCTGACCGCGTATTTTCGATGCTAATGGGCGATGAGGTACCACCTCGTAGAGAATTTATCGAGAAAAATGCAGCTTACGCTAAAATTGACGCTTAA
- a CDS encoding malate dehydrogenase, translating into MKVTIVGAGNVGASCADVISYRGIASEVVLLDIKEGFAEGKAMDIMQCSSNTGFNTVVTGVTNDYSKTANSDVVVITSGIPRKPGMTREELIGINAGIVKSVAENVLKHSPDTILVVVSNPMDTMTYLALKSLGMDKKKIIGMGGALDSSRFKYFLAKALDKPINDISAMVIGGHGDTTMIPLTRLASYNGIPVSEFLSESELSEVASSTMVGGATLTKLLGTSAWYAPGASVAYLVDSILNNQRKMIACSVMLDDEYGQNDICIGVPCIIGRNGIEEIVKIELNEQEKQKFAESAEAVRNMNADLKSHL; encoded by the coding sequence ATGAAAGTAACGATAGTAGGCGCTGGAAATGTTGGTGCCAGTTGTGCAGATGTAATCTCTTATAGAGGAATTGCTAGTGAAGTTGTTTTATTGGATATTAAAGAAGGTTTTGCCGAAGGTAAAGCAATGGATATTATGCAATGCAGCAGTAATACAGGTTTCAACACAGTAGTTACTGGTGTTACTAATGATTATTCTAAAACTGCCAACAGTGATGTGGTAGTAATCACCTCGGGAATTCCAAGAAAACCAGGAATGACCAGAGAAGAATTAATCGGAATCAATGCTGGAATCGTCAAGTCGGTGGCAGAAAATGTTTTAAAACATTCACCAGATACAATTTTGGTGGTAGTTTCTAATCCAATGGACACAATGACTTATTTGGCATTGAAATCTTTAGGAATGGACAAAAAGAAAATCATCGGAATGGGTGGTGCTCTTGACAGTTCACGATTCAAATACTTTTTAGCGAAAGCTTTAGACAAACCAATCAACGATATTTCGGCAATGGTAATTGGAGGTCACGGTGATACCACCATGATTCCACTTACTAGATTAGCTTCCTACAATGGAATTCCTGTTTCTGAATTTTTATCAGAATCAGAACTTTCAGAAGTGGCAAGTAGTACAATGGTAGGAGGAGCAACACTTACTAAATTGCTAGGAACATCTGCTTGGTACGCTCCGGGAGCTTCGGTAGCATATTTAGTAGATAGTATTCTCAACAATCAAAGAAAAATGATTGCTTGTTCGGTAATGCTAGACGACGAATACGGTCAGAACGATATTTGCATCGGCGTACCTTGTATTATAGGAAGAAATGGAATCGAAGAAATCGTAAAAATCGAACTGAACGAGCAAGAAAAGCAAAAATTTGCCGAAAGTGCAGAAGCAGTTAGAAATATGAATGCAGATTTAAAATCTCATTTATAG
- a CDS encoding TonB-dependent receptor — protein MILNTKYSTALLILLAAQTMFSQKKDENIGTEVVNVVKPYTPTISDAFKLKETPKMDDEDNEKKEEIKYNIFSFPVASTFTPSKGRAAGVDKKKSEQLYPNFATFGVGNYGTILGELYVTREVGDNSYISGMLRHLSSEGGVKNIFLDDDYRDSSLDLTYGYNVQNLSWKVDAGYQNQSYNWYGLPKEFAASLSPEAVGVIVHSINPQHTYHNFNVGSVVELNESIFNRVEVKYNRFWDSYKSEENRLIVKPKISFDINDLQIQSNFVVDYVGGSFNKPHYDFTPANYGFANIGIQPSFSLVRNDWSFNIGASAFYSMDLENDKSSFYIYPNVTASIDVVGDLMVFYAGAEGGLQQNSYRDFTNVNPYMSPEFGVAPTDRQYDFFAGLKGKLASSVGYNIRASYTNERNKAFFKSNDYNEQSELPNYAFGNSFGIAYGNLRTISFYGELKADFTDKVSAGINGSFSDYGVDGVAEAWNMPAIKIGANLEVAITDKISAGTDLFFTGERKDIQQFSSLVGETGVRTLESYFDANIHVNYKFSDRLNFFLRGNNLANKNYEKWLDYPVQGLQGVIGASYKFDF, from the coding sequence ATGATTTTAAACACAAAATATAGTACTGCATTATTAATTTTATTAGCTGCGCAAACCATGTTTTCGCAGAAGAAAGACGAGAATATCGGTACCGAGGTTGTCAACGTTGTTAAGCCTTATACACCCACTATATCGGATGCTTTCAAACTGAAAGAAACTCCAAAAATGGACGATGAAGACAATGAAAAGAAAGAGGAAATAAAATACAATATTTTTTCATTTCCGGTAGCGTCAACTTTTACACCAAGTAAAGGCCGTGCTGCAGGAGTTGACAAAAAGAAATCGGAGCAGTTATATCCAAATTTTGCAACATTTGGAGTAGGCAATTATGGCACAATCTTGGGCGAGCTATACGTTACCCGAGAAGTTGGTGATAATAGCTACATCAGTGGAATGCTTAGACATTTATCGTCAGAAGGGGGGGTAAAAAATATTTTTCTAGATGATGATTACCGTGATTCTTCACTTGATCTTACGTATGGATATAATGTGCAAAATTTGTCTTGGAAAGTAGATGCAGGATACCAAAATCAATCTTACAACTGGTATGGACTTCCTAAAGAATTTGCGGCAAGTCTTAGCCCAGAAGCAGTGGGAGTTATTGTACATAGTATAAATCCACAGCATACCTACCATAATTTTAATGTAGGCTCGGTTGTAGAGTTAAACGAAAGCATCTTTAATAGAGTAGAAGTGAAGTACAATCGTTTTTGGGATTCTTACAAATCTGAAGAAAACAGATTGATCGTGAAACCTAAAATCAGTTTTGATATTAACGATTTGCAAATACAGTCCAATTTTGTAGTTGATTATGTTGGTGGAAGTTTCAACAAACCGCACTACGATTTTACGCCAGCTAATTACGGATTTGCAAATATCGGAATTCAGCCAAGTTTTTCATTGGTTAGAAATGACTGGTCTTTTAATATTGGTGCTTCAGCTTTTTATAGCATGGATTTAGAAAATGACAAAAGTAGTTTTTATATTTATCCAAATGTAACAGCTTCGATTGATGTTGTGGGAGATTTGATGGTATTTTACGCAGGTGCTGAAGGCGGATTGCAACAAAATTCATATAGAGATTTTACAAATGTCAATCCTTATATGTCACCAGAATTTGGCGTTGCTCCAACTGATAGACAATACGATTTCTTTGCAGGACTTAAGGGAAAACTAGCTAGCAGTGTTGGTTATAATATCCGCGCGTCTTATACAAATGAGCGTAACAAAGCTTTCTTTAAGAGCAATGATTATAACGAACAATCAGAATTGCCAAACTATGCTTTTGGAAATTCATTTGGAATCGCGTACGGAAATCTAAGAACAATCTCTTTTTACGGAGAATTAAAAGCTGATTTTACAGATAAAGTATCGGCAGGTATCAACGGAAGTTTTAGTGATTACGGCGTTGATGGTGTTGCCGAAGCTTGGAATATGCCAGCAATTAAGATAGGTGCAAATCTTGAGGTTGCTATTACCGATAAAATTTCGGCTGGTACCGATTTATTCTTTACCGGAGAACGCAAGGATATTCAGCAATTTTCTAGTTTAGTTGGAGAGACAGGTGTTCGAACGTTAGAAAGTTATTTTGATGCCAATATTCACGTAAACTATAAATTTAGCGATCGTTTGAACTTCTTTTTAAGAGGAAATAATTTGGCAAATAAAAATTACGAAAAATGGCTTGACTATCCTGTGCAAGGATTGCAAGGTGTAATTGGAGCAAGCTATAAGTTTGATTTCTAA